A window from Penicillium oxalicum strain HP7-1 chromosome VIII, whole genome shotgun sequence encodes these proteins:
- a CDS encoding Eukaryotic translation initiation factor 3 subunit, with protein MAPMSIADLVAALPAEDTWGPATSGDNMLGGVPYAPFSKGDKLGRMADWTAESKDRAGQGRQQYNRNFRDQQVYGAGSSSLFTIQGAEDESSFSVVDNTRTSTKRTFGRGGGTVFRGRGGQRGGQLQRGGGRRGGFQRAGGGRGQDRGYDQRGNRGRGGRRFGWKDYDKPQRTREPSVNIRPDWQMIEEVDFSRLSKLSMDVSEGEDLETYGFLHYYDRSYDKVPVKGSERRLQSLDRAAYNVTTSQDPVIHEFAEKNEATIFATADILSMLMCATRSVYSWDLIIVHQGGKIYLDKRAGASIDLVTVNENAYDAPLEVSETSGKQEQINTPSALAMEATFINHNFALQTVTESDDAKVTFSHPNPFYNEAEETEPLASKGYKYRRFDLGLERDGEEPLQMIVRTEVDAVMKNPTGGADQQLVVKALNEFDSKAPGSGNALDWRSKLASQRGAVLATEMKNNSSKLARWTTQAILAKADAMKLGFVSRANPRSAAGHVVLGVAGYKPKEFAAQMNLNLSNGWGIVRTVVDRIRALDADEPEDAVKKYVLIKDPNRNVLRLYNVPPTAFEEDDEAEIEEKNEDEDESDE; from the exons ATGGCCCCGATGTCTATTGCCGACCTCGTCGCCGCTCTGCCGGCCGAGGATACCTGGGGTCCTGCTACCTCAGGTGACAACATGCTTGGCGGTGTTCCTTACGCTCCTTTCTCAAAGGGCGACAAGCTTGGCCGTATGGCTGACTGGACCGCCGAGTCCAAGGACCGTGCCGGTCAGGGTCGCCAGCAGTACAACCGAAACTTCAGAG ACCAGCAGGTGTACGGTGCTGGCTCCAGCAGCCTGTTCACCATTCAGGGCGCCGAGGACGAGTCCTCTTTCTCTGTTGTCGACAACACCCGCACCTCGACGAAGCGCACCTTCGGACGTGGCGGTGGTACCGTCTtccgtggccgtggtggccaGCGTGGTGGCCAGCTTCAGCGCGGCGGTGGTCGTCGTGGTGGTTTCCAGCGTGCTGGCGGTGGTCGTGGTCAGGACCGCGGTTACGACCAGCGCGGTAACCGTGGCCGTGGCGGCCGTCGTTTCGGCTGGAAGGACTATGACAAGCCTCAGCGTACCCGTGAGCCTTCGGTCAATATTCGTCCTGACTGGCAAATGATTGAGGAGGTGGACTTCAGCCGTCTGTCTAAGTTGAGCATGGATGTTTCCGAGGGTGAGGATCTCGAGACCTACGGTTTCTTGCACTACTACGACCGCTCCTACGACAAGGTCCCCGTTAAGGGTTCCGAGCGCAGACTCCAGAGCCTCGACCGTGCTGCCTACAACGTTACCACCTCGCAAGATCCCGTCATCCACGAATTTGCCGAGAAGAACGAGGCCACTATCTTCGCTACTGCCGATATTCTTTCCATGCTCATGTGTGCCACGCGCAGCGTGTACTCTTGGGACCTCATCATTGTCCACCAAGGTGGCAAGATTTATCTTGACAAGCGTGCCGGTGCCTCTATCGATCTTGTCACCGTCAACGAGAATGCCTACGATGCCCCTCTTGAGGTTTCCGAGACCTCAGGCAAGCAGGAGCAGATCAACACTCCCAGCGCTCTGGCCATGGAGGCTACCTTCATCAACCACAACTTTGCGCTCCAGACCGTGACCGAGTCCGATGACGCTAAGGTCACCTTCTCCCACCCCAACCCCTTCTAcaacgaggccgaggagaccGAGCCTCTTGCCTCCAAGGGCTACAAGTACCGCCGCTTCgaccttggcctcgagcGCGACGGAGAGGAGCCCCTCCAGATGATCGTCCGTACCGAGGTGGACGCCGTGATGAAGAACCCTACCGGTGGTGCTGACCAGCAGCTGGTCGTCAAGGCTCTCAACGAGTTCGACAGCAAGGCTCCTGGTTCTGGTAACGCCCTTGACTGGCGCAGCAAGCTCGCCTCCCAGCGTGGTGCCGTCCTCGCCACCGAGATGAAGAACAACTCTTCCAAGCTCGCCCGCTGGACCACCCAGGCCAtcctggccaaggccgatgccATGAAGCTCGGTTTCGTCTCCCGTGCCAACCCTCGCTCTGCGGCTGGTCACGTCGTTCTCGGCGTTGCTGGCTACAAGCCCAAGGAGTTTGCTGCTCAGATGAACTTGAACCTCAGCAACGGTTGGGGTATTGTCCGCACCGTTGTCGACCGCATCCGCGCTCTGGATGCCGATGAGCCCGAGGATGCCGTCAAGAAGTACGTTCTCATCAAGGACCCCAACCGCAACGTTCTCCGTCTCTACAATGTGCCCCCTACCGCcttcgaggaggatgacgaggccgagattgaggagaagaacgaggatgaggatgagagtgACGAATAG
- a CDS encoding Oxalate decarboxylase OxdC — protein sequence MKTISFTFALYSVSALLPIAETAPTSKKDSSPANPSLRGSSELVGYSPTEVVANSPKPDIKYKLSQGQKENANVGAYLDFENVANPQPIRGSRGSDDPGPRNYYYDRINSDKLAPPGTDHGSTINAQWPMGLSHNRLGLDNAGWARQENTVVMPDATDMAGVDMRLEPAAYRELHWHVAAEWSLVLNGSCRVQAINEDGETFVDDLQAGDVWFFPPGIPHSIQALDDGVEFLLVFDQGDFNEDNTFLASEVFMHNPREVLAKDLGVPMTAFDDIPTEELYIFNGTPAPEHIEDQNVTTSAGVVPRSRSYSYHFSQQPAHEVAGGSVKIVDPLTFPIASNFSAAVVTVHPGGMREIHWHPSSDEWTFFIGGQGRATLFTPPDAATTFDYRAGDVAYFPKSNSHYIENTGSEDLIFLEVLQAPKFTGESTDPFRGILLWIANLDNAKKKDMALGQWIASTPRQIVKDTLHLSDNTLDQLKTEKQYVVAGEPKASAN from the exons ATGAAGACCATCAGCTTCACATTTGCTCTATACTCGGTCTCTGCTCTTCTACCGATTGCAGAGACTGCTCCTACTTCGAAAAAAGACAGTTCCCCGGCCAATCCTAGCTTGAGAGGCTCGTCAGAGCTTGTCGGATACTCGCCAACTGAAGTTGTGGCGAATAGTCCCAAGCCGGATATCAAGTATAAACTCTCGCAAGGACAGAAAGAGAATGCAAATGTTGGGGCATACTTGGATTTCGAAAATGTTGCAAATCCGCAACCTATTCGAGGAAGCCGCGGCAGTGATGATCCTGGTCCAC GAAACTACTACTATGACCGCATCAACAGTGACAAGTTGGCACCGCCCGGAACCGATCATGGGTCGACAATCAACGCGCAGTGGCCGATGG GGCTCAGTCACAACAG ACTAGGACTTGACAATGCCGGTTGGGCCCGACAGGAGAACACCGTCGTGATGCCCGATGCCACAGACATGGCCGGCGTGGACATGCGACTCGAGCCAGCGGCGTATCGCGAGCTACATTGGCACGTGGCTGCGGAATGGTCCCTCGTATTGAATGGATCTTGCCGAGTCCAG GCCATTAacgaagatggagaaacCTTCGTGGACGACTTACAAGCTGGTGATGTCTGGTTTTTCCCTCC CGGGATTCCTCACTCCATTCAAGCACTTGATGACGGCGTGGAGTTCCTTCTGGTCTTTGACCAAGGAGATTTCAACGAAGATAACACTTTCCTCGCATCAGAAGTCTTCATGCATAACCCG CGAGAGGTGTTGGCGAAGGACCTGGGAGTCCCCATGACCGCCTTCGACGACATACCCACCGAGGAGCTGTACATCTTCAACGGTACCCCCGCCCCAGAGCACATCGAGGACCAGAATGTAACGACATCAGCCGGAGTAGTTCCCCGGTCGAGAAGCTACTCGTATCATTTCTCTCAGCAACCAGCACATGAAGTCGCGGGAGGTTCGGTGAAAATCGTTGATCCGCTCACTTTTCCTATTGCGAGCAACTTCTCTGCGGCTGTGGTGACGGTTCACCCAGGTGGAATGCGCGAAATTCACTGGCACCCTTCTAGCGATGAGTGGACGTTCTTCATCGGAGGTCAGGGCCGGGCAACACTCTTTACCCCTCCCGATGCAGCGACGACGTTTGATTACCGCGCCGGAGACGTGGCTTACTTTCCAAAGTCCAACAGCCATTATATTGAGAATACAGGTAGCGAAGACTTGATTTTCCTGGAAGTGCTGCAGGCACCCAAATTTACAGGTGAGTCCACCGATCCTTTTCGAGGTATTTTGCTCTGGATCGCTAACTTGGATAacgcgaaaaaaaaagacatggcGCTGGGTCAGTGGATTGCATCCACCCCAAGACAGATAGTCAAGGACACTTTGCACCTGAGCGACAATACACTTGATCAACTCAAGACTGAAAAGCAATATGTCGTTGCTGGCGAGCCCAAAGCCTCGGCAAATTAA